A genomic stretch from Deltaproteobacteria bacterium includes:
- a CDS encoding XRE family transcriptional regulator: MKTRPSDEFRDYLTDQLKDPEFAAVFEEEKGKIDLAIKILKVRQAAGLSQKDLAARIGTTQSVIARMENPEYAGYSIRMLRRIAAALGTRLSIDFEPIKSPSRSSHRGRSNPRGRAQA; encoded by the coding sequence ATGAAGACCCGACCAAGCGATGAATTTCGCGACTATCTGACGGACCAACTCAAGGACCCCGAGTTCGCGGCGGTTTTCGAGGAGGAGAAAGGCAAAATCGATCTGGCGATCAAGATCTTGAAGGTTCGCCAAGCGGCCGGCTTATCGCAAAAGGACCTCGCCGCGCGAATCGGCACGACGCAGTCGGTCATCGCGCGCATGGAGAATCCGGAGTACGCGGGGTATTCCATCAGAATGCTTCGTCGGATCGCCGCGGCGCTGGGAACTCGATTGTCGATCGACTTCGAGCCGATCAAGTCACCGTCGCGATCGTCCCACCGTGGGCGTTCGAATCCGCGGGGGCGCGCGCAGGCCTGA
- a CDS encoding type II toxin-antitoxin system RelE/ParE family toxin yields MFRIVFHVADSGRCPVRDFLDALPDIRAKARLLRAIQRLGEEGFLPEPFSKAISGSRKLRELRVGFDGNIYRVFYSLVSGRRIVLLHGFVKKTSKTPSGEILIADKRLRQFLEKDHEDPTKR; encoded by the coding sequence GTGTTCAGGATCGTTTTCCACGTCGCGGATAGCGGTCGGTGTCCCGTTCGGGACTTTCTGGACGCCTTACCCGATATCCGCGCCAAAGCGCGGCTTTTACGGGCGATCCAACGATTGGGCGAAGAGGGTTTCCTTCCCGAGCCATTTTCAAAGGCCATCTCGGGAAGCCGAAAACTCCGTGAACTCCGCGTGGGATTCGACGGAAACATCTATCGCGTGTTCTACAGCCTCGTATCCGGTCGGCGAATCGTGCTCCTTCACGGATTCGTGAAGAAGACCTCCAAGACGCCGTCGGGCGAAATCCTGATCGCCGACAAACGATTGCGGCAATTCCTGGAGAAGGACCATGAAGACCCGACCAAGCGATGA
- a CDS encoding glycosyltransferase, protein MSSPAGEPDAFDGIVALPAYNEAAALPGLIEAIAAMLPPRCAILVVDDGSADDTAAIAERAAAKFPVVLVRHGRNRGLSAAVRTILRESVARVSADGWFAVMDADATHDPRQVIEQMDMAARTGADVVVCSRFVPGASVVGVPWWRGGFTAASRWFYRLLVGPLPARDLSCGYRWYRAACVRRAFDTWGDDVVTTQSFGVMVELITKLAWSGAKVAEIPIRLRYDQKHGLSHMRLGPTTGDFLSLLWRLREERSRGVHVSTR, encoded by the coding sequence ATGTCCTCCCCCGCCGGTGAACCGGACGCCTTCGACGGCATCGTCGCGCTGCCCGCGTATAACGAGGCCGCTGCGCTCCCCGGCCTGATCGAAGCCATCGCCGCGATGCTGCCGCCGCGCTGCGCGATCCTCGTCGTCGACGACGGCAGCGCCGACGACACCGCCGCCATCGCGGAGCGCGCCGCCGCGAAATTTCCCGTCGTGCTCGTGCGTCACGGGCGCAATCGCGGTCTCTCCGCCGCCGTTCGCACCATCCTGCGCGAATCCGTCGCGCGCGTGTCGGCGGACGGCTGGTTCGCGGTGATGGACGCCGACGCCACGCACGACCCCCGGCAGGTGATCGAGCAGATGGACATGGCGGCGCGCACGGGCGCGGACGTCGTGGTGTGCAGCCGCTTCGTGCCGGGCGCGTCGGTCGTGGGCGTGCCGTGGTGGCGCGGCGGATTCACGGCGGCGTCGCGGTGGTTTTACCGGCTCCTCGTCGGGCCGCTGCCCGCACGCGATCTGTCGTGCGGCTATCGCTGGTATCGCGCGGCGTGCGTGCGGCGCGCGTTCGACACCTGGGGCGACGACGTCGTCACCACGCAGAGCTTCGGCGTGATGGTCGAACTCATCACCAAGCTCGCGTGGTCGGGCGCGAAGGTCGCCGAGATCCCCATCCGACTGCGTTACGACCAAAAACACGGCCTGTCGCACATGCGGCTCGGCCCGACGACGGGCGATTTTCTCTCGCTGCTGTGGCGGCTGCGCGAAGAACGCTCGCGCGGCGTTCACGTTTCGACGCGATGA